The following are encoded together in the Streptomyces rapamycinicus NRRL 5491 genome:
- a CDS encoding N,N-dimethylformamidase beta subunit family domain-containing protein: MGTDQIRRWESGALAHAVTDPFGQGPLPWLRDSENYFDDTGRVVPWYVDDVHLSGTDAPAAERIGERGSARIPGPRTADDVHRQIKGFPSTSAAAPGEAIDFRITVDPPQQFSVDIYRIGYYDGTGALKITTSPRLSGIVQPPPLTADRTVSCHHWWLSWRMQIPSYWKLGAYVAVLTTVDGYRSHIPFTVRDSRPADLLLVLPDLTWQAYNLYPEDGRTGASLYHAWDERGKLLGESEAATTVSFDRPYAGAGLPLHVGHAYDFIRWAERYGYDLAYAEMRDLHAGSVDPTRYRGLVFPGHDEYWSAPMRQAVEAARDSGTSLVFLSANTMYWQVELAPSPSGPARLLTCRKRRGPGRSALWRETAPEQQLIGIQYAGRVPEPSSLIVRNAGHWLWEATGAEEGHELPGLVAGEADRYFPRTALPDHLRRILLAHSPYEDTEGVIRHQETSLYRAPSGALVFASGTFAWSPALDRPGHTDERVQRATANLLDRICKRG, translated from the coding sequence GTGGGGACGGACCAGATCCGGCGCTGGGAATCGGGAGCGCTCGCTCACGCGGTGACGGATCCTTTCGGCCAGGGCCCGCTGCCCTGGCTGCGCGACAGTGAGAACTACTTCGACGACACCGGCCGGGTGGTCCCGTGGTACGTCGACGACGTCCATCTCTCCGGGACCGACGCCCCGGCGGCCGAGCGGATCGGCGAGAGGGGTTCCGCCAGGATCCCCGGCCCCCGCACCGCCGACGATGTCCACCGGCAGATCAAGGGCTTCCCCTCCACCTCCGCGGCGGCCCCCGGCGAGGCCATCGACTTCCGGATCACGGTGGACCCGCCCCAGCAGTTCAGCGTGGACATCTACCGCATCGGCTACTACGACGGCACCGGCGCGCTGAAGATCACCACCAGCCCCCGGCTGTCCGGGATCGTCCAGCCGCCCCCGCTCACCGCCGACCGCACCGTCTCCTGCCACCACTGGTGGCTGTCCTGGCGGATGCAGATCCCCTCGTACTGGAAGCTCGGCGCCTATGTCGCGGTGCTGACCACCGTGGACGGCTACCGCAGCCACATCCCCTTCACCGTCCGCGACAGCCGCCCCGCCGACCTCCTCCTCGTCCTGCCCGACCTCACCTGGCAGGCGTACAACCTCTACCCGGAGGACGGCCGGACCGGCGCCAGCCTCTACCACGCCTGGGACGAGCGGGGAAAGCTGCTGGGCGAGTCGGAGGCGGCCACCACGGTCTCCTTCGACCGGCCGTACGCGGGCGCGGGGCTGCCCCTCCACGTGGGGCACGCCTACGACTTCATCCGCTGGGCCGAGCGCTACGGCTACGACCTGGCCTACGCCGAGATGCGCGACCTCCACGCGGGCAGCGTCGACCCCACCCGCTACCGGGGCCTGGTCTTCCCCGGCCATGACGAATACTGGTCGGCGCCGATGCGCCAAGCCGTGGAGGCGGCCCGCGACAGCGGCACCTCGCTGGTCTTCCTCTCCGCGAACACCATGTACTGGCAGGTCGAACTCGCCCCCTCGCCCTCCGGCCCGGCCCGCCTGCTCACCTGCCGCAAGCGCCGCGGCCCCGGCCGCTCGGCACTCTGGCGGGAGACCGCGCCCGAGCAGCAGCTCATCGGCATCCAGTACGCGGGCCGGGTGCCCGAGCCGAGCTCCCTGATCGTGCGCAACGCCGGCCACTGGCTGTGGGAGGCCACGGGCGCGGAGGAGGGCCACGAACTGCCCGGCCTGGTCGCCGGCGAGGCCGACCGCTACTTCCCCCGCACCGCCCTCCCCGACCACCTCCGGCGCATCCTCCTGGCCCACTCCCCGTACGAGGACACGGAGGGGGTGATCCGCCACCAGGAAACATCGCTGTACCGGGCCCCGAGCGGCGCGCTGGTCTTCGCGTCGGGGACGTTCGCGTGGTCGCCCGCGCTGGATCGCCCGGGGCATACGGATGAGCGGGTTCAGCGGGCGACGGCGAATCTGCTGGACCGGATCTGCAAGCGGGGGTGA
- the purD gene encoding phosphoribosylamine--glycine ligase — MKVLVIGGGAREHALCRALSLDPDVTALHCAPGNAGIAEVAELHAVDALDGAAVADLAASLGAGLVVVGPEAPLVAGVADAVRERGIPAFGPSAEAARLEGSKAFAKDVMAAAGVPTARAYVCTSPAEVDEALDAFGPPYVVKDDGLAAGKGVVVTEDVEAARAHALACGRVVIEEFLDGPEVSLFAITDGETVVPLQPAQDFKRAHDGDEGPNTGGMGAYSPLPWADPALVDEVVATVCRPTVDELRRRGTPFSGLLYAGLAITSRGVRVIEFNARFGDPETQVVLARLKTPLAAVLLAAATGRLADEPPLRWSDGAAVTVVLASHNYPGTPRTGDPITGLDEVAEKDGPKAYVLHAGTKRDGASGEVVSAGGRVLSVTATGSDLAKARERAYRAVGRIGLEGSHHRSDIAAKAAAEAGS; from the coding sequence GTGAAGGTCCTCGTCATCGGCGGCGGCGCCCGCGAACATGCCCTGTGCCGCGCTCTCTCCCTCGACCCCGACGTCACCGCACTGCACTGCGCCCCCGGCAACGCCGGCATCGCCGAGGTGGCCGAACTGCACGCGGTCGACGCGCTCGACGGTGCCGCCGTCGCCGACCTCGCCGCCTCCCTGGGGGCGGGCCTGGTGGTCGTGGGGCCGGAGGCCCCCCTCGTGGCGGGGGTGGCCGACGCCGTGCGCGAGCGCGGGATCCCGGCCTTCGGGCCGTCCGCGGAGGCCGCGCGGCTCGAGGGCTCCAAGGCGTTCGCCAAGGACGTGATGGCGGCGGCTGGCGTGCCCACCGCACGCGCCTATGTGTGCACCAGCCCCGCCGAGGTCGACGAGGCGCTGGACGCCTTCGGCCCCCCGTACGTCGTCAAGGACGACGGCCTCGCCGCGGGCAAGGGCGTCGTGGTGACCGAGGACGTCGAGGCCGCCCGCGCACACGCGCTGGCCTGCGGCCGGGTGGTGATCGAGGAGTTCCTGGACGGCCCGGAGGTCTCCCTCTTCGCGATCACCGACGGCGAGACCGTGGTCCCGCTCCAGCCCGCCCAGGACTTCAAGCGCGCCCACGACGGCGACGAGGGCCCGAACACCGGCGGCATGGGCGCGTACTCCCCGCTGCCCTGGGCGGACCCCGCCCTGGTGGACGAGGTCGTGGCCACGGTCTGCCGGCCCACGGTCGACGAGCTGCGCCGCCGCGGCACGCCCTTCTCCGGGCTGCTGTACGCGGGCCTGGCGATCACCTCGCGCGGCGTGCGCGTGATCGAGTTCAACGCGCGCTTCGGCGACCCGGAGACCCAGGTGGTGCTGGCCCGGCTGAAGACCCCGCTGGCCGCGGTGCTGCTCGCCGCCGCCACCGGCCGGCTGGCGGACGAGCCGCCGCTGCGCTGGAGCGACGGCGCCGCCGTGACCGTCGTCCTCGCCTCGCACAACTACCCGGGCACCCCCCGCACCGGCGACCCGATCACCGGGCTGGACGAGGTGGCCGAGAAGGACGGCCCCAAGGCGTACGTCCTGCACGCGGGCACCAAGCGGGACGGCGCGTCCGGTGAGGTGGTGAGCGCGGGCGGCCGGGTGCTCTCCGTCACCGCGACCGGCTCCGACCTGGCGAAGGCGCGCGAGCGGGCGTACCGCGCGGTGGGCCGGATCGGCCTGGAGGGCTCCCACCACCGCTCCGACATCGCGGCGAAGGCGGCGGCCGAAGCGGGTTCGTAG
- a CDS encoding SLATT domain-containing protein — MSQPEMQPEGLPRQEGARIQGDLLGRPFPHGDWGEPAERLDELYQWVEEGALEVAGWYLADRVWKRRAARVLRVGAAVAGVVGAVLPLLDLNGTLDGGAGWGALALLLAVACVGGDRFFGLTSGWMRDMATAQAVQRRLEVLQFEWASESVREVLGPTEGTASEAVERCLSVLRRFCEDVSELVRAETAGWMVDFGSGAAPLVTQSLMAQGSRPDSGSPASRFPLPPGPARPNMPRQRPPEPPR; from the coding sequence GTGAGTCAGCCGGAGATGCAGCCCGAGGGGCTCCCTCGGCAGGAGGGTGCGAGGATCCAGGGTGACCTGCTCGGCCGGCCCTTCCCGCACGGCGACTGGGGGGAGCCCGCGGAGCGGCTCGACGAGTTGTACCAGTGGGTGGAGGAGGGCGCGCTGGAGGTCGCCGGGTGGTACCTCGCCGACCGGGTGTGGAAGCGGCGGGCCGCCCGGGTGCTGCGGGTGGGGGCCGCGGTGGCGGGGGTCGTGGGGGCCGTACTGCCGTTGCTGGATCTGAACGGAACGCTGGACGGCGGCGCTGGATGGGGCGCGCTGGCGCTGCTGCTGGCGGTCGCGTGCGTCGGCGGCGACCGGTTCTTCGGGCTGACGTCCGGCTGGATGCGGGACATGGCCACGGCGCAGGCGGTGCAGCGGCGGCTGGAGGTGCTGCAGTTCGAGTGGGCGTCGGAGAGCGTGCGGGAGGTGCTGGGCCCGACCGAGGGCACCGCGAGCGAGGCCGTGGAGCGGTGTCTGTCGGTGCTGCGGCGGTTCTGCGAGGACGTGTCGGAGCTGGTGCGGGCCGAGACGGCGGGCTGGATGGTGGACTTCGGATCCGGTGCCGCGCCGCTGGTCACGCAGTCGCTGATGGCCCAGGGCTCCCGTCCGGACAGCGGGAGCCCCGCGAGCCGCTTTCCGCTGCCGCCGGGCCCGGCCCGGCCCAATATGCCGCGGCAGCGTCCTCCCGAGCCGCCCCGCTGA
- a CDS encoding GntR family transcriptional regulator, with translation MPVPGTSPVKRNTLRQQIADALCDEVLAGRLPAGRQFTVKEIAQQYGVSATPVREALLDLCSQGLLDVEEHRGFKVHEFTIEDFRHMVDARTMVVEGVFRHYVEQTLNSMTPQVMASVRRRAEEAERAARSGDLDILIGYDLRFWREICGLVGNPYVLDFLQRLRVQTWVFTVPYLRRVPDLRGLLWTGHCELTAAVTRGDPHDSERLIAAYNTHFRALIERLVTGEETRSRNRTATEPEVNSP, from the coding sequence ATGCCCGTGCCCGGCACCAGCCCGGTCAAGCGGAACACCCTGCGGCAGCAGATCGCCGACGCGCTCTGTGACGAGGTGCTCGCGGGCAGGCTCCCTGCGGGGCGCCAGTTCACCGTCAAGGAGATCGCCCAGCAGTACGGCGTCTCCGCGACCCCCGTCCGGGAGGCCCTGCTGGACCTGTGCTCGCAGGGGCTGCTCGATGTCGAGGAGCACCGGGGCTTCAAGGTCCACGAGTTCACCATCGAGGACTTCCGGCACATGGTGGACGCCCGCACGATGGTGGTGGAGGGCGTCTTCCGGCACTACGTCGAGCAGACGCTGAACAGCATGACCCCGCAGGTGATGGCCTCGGTGCGGCGCCGGGCCGAGGAGGCCGAGCGGGCCGCCCGCTCCGGTGACCTGGACATCCTCATCGGCTACGACCTGCGCTTCTGGCGGGAGATCTGCGGGCTGGTCGGCAATCCGTACGTGTTGGACTTCCTGCAGCGGCTGCGGGTGCAGACCTGGGTGTTCACGGTGCCGTACCTGCGCCGCGTACCCGATCTGCGGGGTCTGCTGTGGACGGGGCACTGCGAGCTCACGGCGGCGGTCACCCGTGGGGATCCGCATGACTCGGAGCGGCTCATAGCGGCGTACAACACGCATTTCCGTGCGCTGATCGAGCGGTTGGTGACGGGGGAGGAGACGCGCTCGCGGAACCGGACGGCGACAGAGCCGGAAGTCAACTCTCCCTGA
- a CDS encoding aspartate aminotransferase family protein produces the protein MSVQPSPDHAAGAAVKAADRAHVFHSWSAQGLIDPLAIAGAEGSYFWDYDGNRYLDFSCQLVNTNIGHQHPKVVAAIQEQAAKLCTIAPGFAVDVRSEAARLVAERTPGDLDKIFFTNGGAEAVENAVRMARLHTGRAKVLSAYRSYHGATAAAINLTGDPRRWPSDTASAGVVHFWAPFRYRSPFHADSEQQECERALRHLEDTIAFEGPQTIAAIILETIPGTAGIMVPPPGYLAGVREICDRYGIVFILDEVMAGFGRTGHWFAADHFGVTPDLLTFAKGVNSGYVPLGGVAISAEIAATFDQRPYPGGLTYSGHPLACASAVATINAMAEEGIVENAAAIGENVIGPALREIAERHPSVGEVRGLGVFWALDLVKDKETREPLVPYNAGGADNQPMADFAAACKRGGLWPFVNMNRTHVVPPCTVTEAEAKEGLAILDEALNAADAHTS, from the coding sequence GTGTCCGTGCAGCCCAGCCCCGACCACGCGGCCGGCGCCGCCGTCAAGGCCGCCGACCGTGCGCATGTCTTCCACTCCTGGTCCGCGCAGGGCCTGATCGACCCCCTCGCCATCGCGGGCGCCGAAGGCTCCTACTTCTGGGACTACGACGGCAACCGCTACCTCGACTTCTCCTGCCAGCTGGTGAACACCAACATCGGCCACCAGCACCCCAAGGTCGTCGCCGCGATCCAGGAGCAGGCCGCGAAGCTGTGCACCATCGCGCCGGGGTTCGCCGTGGACGTGCGGTCCGAGGCGGCGCGGCTGGTGGCCGAGCGCACCCCCGGCGACCTCGACAAGATCTTCTTCACCAACGGCGGCGCCGAGGCGGTGGAGAACGCGGTCCGCATGGCCCGGCTGCACACCGGCCGCGCCAAGGTGCTCTCCGCCTACCGCTCGTACCACGGCGCCACCGCCGCCGCGATCAACCTCACAGGCGACCCCCGCCGCTGGCCCTCCGACACCGCCTCGGCGGGTGTGGTGCACTTCTGGGCGCCGTTCCGCTACCGCTCGCCGTTCCACGCCGACAGCGAGCAGCAGGAGTGCGAGCGCGCGCTGCGCCACCTCGAGGACACCATCGCCTTCGAGGGCCCGCAGACCATCGCCGCGATCATCCTGGAGACCATCCCCGGCACCGCCGGGATCATGGTTCCGCCGCCCGGTTATCTGGCCGGGGTCCGGGAGATCTGCGACCGCTACGGCATCGTGTTCATCCTGGACGAGGTCATGGCGGGCTTCGGCCGCACCGGCCACTGGTTCGCGGCCGACCACTTCGGCGTCACCCCGGACCTGCTGACCTTCGCCAAGGGCGTCAACTCCGGCTATGTGCCGCTCGGCGGTGTCGCGATCTCCGCCGAGATCGCCGCGACCTTCGACCAGCGCCCCTACCCGGGCGGGCTCACCTACTCCGGCCACCCGCTGGCCTGCGCCTCGGCCGTCGCCACGATCAACGCGATGGCGGAGGAGGGGATCGTGGAGAACGCCGCCGCGATCGGCGAGAACGTGATCGGCCCCGCGCTGCGGGAGATCGCCGAGCGCCACCCCTCGGTCGGCGAGGTGCGCGGCCTCGGCGTCTTCTGGGCGCTGGACCTGGTCAAGGACAAGGAGACCCGCGAACCGCTCGTGCCGTACAACGCGGGCGGAGCGGACAACCAGCCGATGGCCGACTTCGCGGCGGCCTGCAAGCGCGGCGGTCTGTGGCCCTTCGTGAACATGAACCGCACCCATGTCGTGCCGCCGTGCACCGTCACCGAGGCCGAGGCCAAGGAGGGTCTGGCGATCCTGGACGAGGCGCTGAACGCGGCCGACGCGCACACCTCGTAG
- a CDS encoding serine/threonine-protein kinase: MEDLGAEDPRWIGEYRLLRRLGAGGMGRVFLAHSARGRTVAVKLVQTELAQQAEFRRRFKQEVRAAQRVGGAWTAPVLDADTEAATPWVATGYIAGPSLHAIVAESGRLPERTVRIMAHGLTQALRDIHDAGLVHRDLKPSNVLVTIDGPRVIDFGIARALETVTDGILTRSGAVVGSPGFMSPEQVRGERVTPASDVFCLGSVLAYAATGRQPFGTADSGVHAVMYRIAQEEPDLEGLPEGLRDLVTDCLKKAPDDRPSLDALLERTAGADDDGEPWLPGTLVAQLGRHAVQLLEVETPAGPGVPARPAVPPMAGAAGPAVPPPPAAPPSATSYPLAPAEPPTPPPPTTPPRPSAAPLPPAPSTPPSTGTAQGGPARPGGHPAAPQAGEDQGSPDPAAGPPAGGPPSADPRRPADPSGAPQAAAPDPGGAAAGPQNATPSAGTPQTGAGHGAPGSATPPQAGGAAAPPNAPGGDAPGQGTPPAAPGEPAAAPQAGAGQAPGGAAPSHGTPHAAPPATPGGPPAASQAGPGQGTPGHATPHAATPATPGGPSAAPHAGAGQAGPPDHGTPHAGAPGHGAPGNATPPQAGGAAAAPHAPGGAGTSHGAPHTAAPGTPGGPSAGPHTGTPHAGTPGHGAPGNATPPQAAAPGAAAPNSPGSGGPYAPGAYGYPSHATPPQAPQAGAEGEPPTPSHGFGPPAVTSFGAAAGSPSAGFGGPGGPSGPGGPGGPSGPSGPSGPSGPSGPGGQSGPGGSSSQPPPKPNRRRRKTLIVISAAVATALIAGVAALVIVKGNDDKGDRAKTDYDKATHTAPNPGGSGGSGGGNSKGPSGGSDGPDPSATKLETSGDVPTEYLGAWEGEIKESGDSTGKIRRVVLSQGPVGGVVAETLTSDSDSFCQDSAKLKSVDSLLLIEDEEVSTSIPEDSCSAVGEQTLRLGNDGTLAWSTTDGSSEATLRPSKSGGKPIPSGYVGTWLAKDAFGKPDATLKITIKQGAIGSVVGQEVADSKKYHCEGDRMLASVEKGLVLSPSKFTGGTPKNLCGPGTSLTFTSSGHDKLRVEYDDPDDYSDETMTQTFTRLD; this comes from the coding sequence ATGGAAGACCTGGGGGCCGAGGACCCTCGCTGGATCGGTGAGTACCGGCTGCTCCGGCGTCTTGGCGCGGGTGGCATGGGCCGGGTGTTCCTGGCTCATTCAGCACGCGGACGCACGGTGGCGGTGAAGCTCGTCCAGACCGAGCTCGCCCAACAGGCCGAATTCCGGCGGCGGTTCAAACAGGAGGTGCGGGCCGCACAGCGGGTCGGGGGCGCGTGGACCGCGCCGGTGCTGGACGCCGACACCGAGGCCGCCACCCCATGGGTCGCCACCGGCTACATCGCCGGTCCCTCCCTGCACGCGATCGTCGCCGAGTCGGGCCGGCTGCCCGAGCGGACCGTCCGCATCATGGCCCACGGCCTGACGCAGGCGCTCCGCGACATCCACGACGCCGGTCTGGTCCACCGTGACCTCAAACCGTCCAACGTCCTGGTCACCATCGACGGCCCGCGCGTCATCGACTTCGGCATCGCACGGGCGCTGGAGACCGTCACCGACGGCATCCTCACGCGCAGCGGCGCCGTCGTCGGCTCGCCCGGCTTCATGTCGCCCGAGCAGGTGCGCGGCGAACGGGTCACCCCCGCCAGCGACGTCTTCTGCCTCGGCTCGGTGCTCGCCTACGCGGCGACCGGCCGTCAGCCCTTCGGCACGGCCGACAGCGGGGTGCACGCGGTGATGTACCGCATCGCCCAGGAGGAGCCGGACCTGGAGGGGCTGCCGGAGGGCCTGCGGGACCTCGTCACCGACTGCCTGAAGAAGGCCCCGGACGACCGGCCCTCGCTGGATGCGCTGCTGGAGCGCACGGCCGGGGCGGACGACGACGGCGAGCCGTGGCTGCCGGGCACGCTCGTCGCCCAGCTCGGGCGGCACGCGGTGCAGTTGCTGGAGGTGGAGACGCCCGCCGGGCCGGGGGTGCCCGCGCGCCCGGCCGTACCGCCCATGGCAGGGGCGGCGGGCCCCGCCGTCCCGCCGCCGCCCGCCGCACCGCCGTCGGCCACCTCGTACCCCCTGGCCCCGGCGGAACCCCCCACACCCCCGCCACCGACCACCCCACCCCGCCCCTCGGCGGCCCCACTCCCCCCGGCTCCGTCCACCCCGCCCTCGACGGGCACGGCGCAGGGCGGCCCGGCCCGGCCCGGCGGGCACCCGGCCGCGCCGCAGGCGGGCGAGGACCAGGGCAGCCCCGACCCGGCCGCCGGACCACCGGCAGGCGGCCCGCCGTCGGCCGACCCGCGCCGGCCCGCCGACCCGTCCGGCGCCCCGCAGGCCGCCGCGCCAGACCCCGGTGGGGCGGCCGCGGGCCCGCAGAACGCCACGCCATCGGCGGGTACGCCGCAGACCGGAGCGGGCCACGGCGCACCCGGAAGCGCCACCCCGCCACAGGCCGGGGGAGCCGCCGCCCCGCCCAACGCGCCCGGTGGCGACGCACCCGGCCAGGGCACCCCGCCCGCGGCACCCGGCGAGCCTGCCGCCGCACCTCAGGCAGGCGCCGGGCAGGCGCCCGGGGGCGCCGCGCCGAGCCACGGCACCCCGCACGCGGCCCCACCCGCGACACCCGGCGGACCGCCGGCCGCGTCCCAGGCAGGCCCGGGACAGGGCACGCCGGGCCACGCCACCCCGCACGCCGCCACACCCGCGACACCCGGCGGGCCCTCCGCCGCACCGCACGCGGGCGCCGGGCAGGCCGGGCCGCCGGATCACGGCACCCCACACGCGGGCGCACCGGGCCATGGCGCGCCCGGGAACGCCACCCCGCCGCAGGCCGGAGGAGCCGCCGCCGCTCCCCACGCACCCGGTGGCGCCGGAACGAGCCACGGCGCTCCGCACACCGCCGCGCCCGGAACGCCCGGCGGACCCTCCGCCGGGCCGCACACGGGCACCCCGCACGCGGGCACGCCCGGCCACGGCGCGCCCGGAAACGCCACCCCGCCACAGGCGGCAGCCCCGGGTGCCGCCGCCCCCAACTCGCCCGGTTCCGGCGGGCCCTACGCCCCCGGGGCGTACGGCTACCCGTCGCACGCCACGCCGCCGCAGGCGCCGCAGGCGGGCGCGGAGGGTGAGCCGCCGACGCCATCGCATGGCTTTGGGCCGCCCGCGGTCACCTCGTTCGGGGCGGCCGCCGGGTCGCCTTCCGCCGGATTCGGCGGACCGGGTGGACCAAGCGGACCGGGTGGACCCGGTGGACCAAGCGGACCGAGCGGACCGAGCGGACCGAGCGGACCGAGCGGACCCGGTGGACAGAGCGGGCCCGGGGGCAGCTCGTCGCAGCCGCCCCCGAAGCCGAACCGGCGGCGCCGTAAGACACTCATCGTCATCTCCGCCGCCGTCGCCACCGCCCTCATAGCCGGGGTCGCCGCGCTCGTCATCGTCAAGGGGAACGACGACAAGGGCGACCGGGCCAAGACCGACTACGACAAGGCGACGCACACCGCGCCCAACCCGGGCGGATCGGGCGGATCAGGCGGCGGCAACTCAAAGGGCCCCTCCGGGGGTTCGGACGGCCCCGATCCGTCCGCGACCAAGCTGGAGACGTCGGGCGACGTGCCCACCGAGTATCTGGGCGCCTGGGAGGGCGAGATCAAGGAGAGCGGCGACTCGACCGGCAAGATCCGCCGGGTCGTGCTCTCGCAGGGGCCGGTCGGCGGGGTCGTCGCCGAGACCCTGACCTCCGACTCGGACTCGTTCTGCCAGGACTCCGCCAAGCTCAAGTCGGTGGACAGCCTGCTCCTCATCGAGGACGAGGAGGTGTCCACCAGCATCCCCGAGGACAGTTGCAGCGCGGTCGGCGAGCAGACGCTGCGGCTGGGCAACGACGGCACCCTCGCCTGGAGCACCACGGACGGCTCCTCCGAGGCGACGCTGCGCCCCTCCAAGAGCGGCGGCAAGCCCATCCCCTCCGGTTATGTGGGCACTTGGCTGGCCAAGGACGCGTTCGGGAAGCCCGACGCCACGTTGAAGATCACCATCAAGCAGGGCGCGATCGGCTCCGTGGTGGGCCAGGAGGTCGCGGACAGCAAGAAGTACCACTGCGAGGGTGACCGGATGCTGGCCTCGGTGGAGAAGGGACTGGTCCTCAGCCCTTCGAAGTTCACCGGGGGCACTCCCAAGAATCTCTGCGGACCCGGCACGTCACTCACGTTCACATCTTCCGGACATGACAAGCTGCGTGTCGAATATGACGACCCGGACGATTACAGCGATGAGACGATGACACAGACGTTCACCCGCCTCGACTGA
- a CDS encoding protein kinase domain-containing protein: MENLGAQDPRWIGEYRLLGKLGEGGMGRVYLARSARGRTVAVKLVQAELARQADFRGRFKREVEAARRVGGQWTAPVLDADTEAEVPWVATGYIGGPSLHSVVAEDFGALPERSLRILTNGLALALRDIHGAGLVHRDLKPSNILVTIDGPRVIDFGIARALDAVGTTTGGNLTMTGAVVGSPGFMSPEQVRGEPVTAASDVFCLGSVLAFAATGRQPFGNLDSGIHALMYRIAQEEPDLVGLPDGARGLVTACLHKDPAKRPSVDELVAATQPVTDDGEPWLPGGLLARLGRDALQLLEVEAENAQPDAAAPQQGPSAYGHPQTAAHTPPGPSGYGTPPPSAYATPHAHAAGGSPYQMSQPATQPWQGGYQTPMGFPAPGTRLRPIRGLATALMSMFGIWLVLTLLDMALNISLLDTYFALDSGVVSNDLLYSKRSDVEAMDSGTGVAALVLVVLWLVWFRTAYINSTVLNPGRQRFGSGYSVGAWFIPIAQLWLPKQIANDVWTSSTPPGPGRGGRAVLHWWWTLFVIMFLMFPVNGISEIVGDNVREQRPSIIISIVDDSIGILTALLAIAVVRRITKMQEQRAARPAGQPQQPAGVFGPPAA, encoded by the coding sequence ATGGAGAACCTCGGGGCCCAGGACCCGCGGTGGATCGGCGAGTACCGGCTGCTCGGCAAGCTGGGCGAGGGCGGAATGGGCCGGGTCTACCTCGCCCGCTCCGCCCGCGGCCGCACCGTAGCGGTGAAGCTCGTACAGGCCGAACTCGCACGCCAGGCCGACTTCCGCGGCCGCTTCAAGCGGGAGGTGGAGGCGGCGAGACGGGTCGGCGGGCAGTGGACCGCGCCCGTGCTCGACGCCGACACGGAGGCCGAGGTGCCGTGGGTGGCCACCGGCTACATCGGCGGTCCGTCCCTGCACAGCGTCGTCGCCGAGGACTTCGGGGCACTGCCCGAGCGCTCGCTGCGGATCCTGACGAACGGGCTGGCCCTCGCGCTGCGCGACATCCACGGCGCCGGGCTGGTCCACCGCGACCTCAAGCCGTCCAACATCCTCGTCACCATCGACGGTCCGCGCGTCATCGACTTCGGCATCGCGCGCGCCCTGGACGCCGTGGGCACCACCACGGGCGGCAATCTGACGATGACCGGCGCGGTCGTCGGCTCGCCCGGGTTCATGTCGCCCGAGCAGGTGCGGGGCGAGCCGGTCACGGCCGCGAGCGATGTCTTCTGCCTCGGCTCGGTGCTCGCCTTCGCCGCCACCGGACGTCAGCCCTTCGGCAACCTGGACAGCGGCATCCACGCCCTGATGTACCGAATAGCCCAGGAGGAGCCCGATCTGGTGGGGCTCCCCGACGGCGCGCGCGGGCTGGTCACCGCGTGCCTGCACAAGGACCCGGCCAAGCGTCCCTCGGTGGACGAACTGGTGGCCGCCACCCAGCCGGTGACCGATGACGGCGAGCCCTGGCTGCCGGGCGGACTGCTCGCCCGGCTGGGGCGGGACGCGCTCCAACTGCTGGAGGTGGAGGCCGAGAACGCGCAGCCGGACGCCGCGGCGCCGCAGCAGGGCCCGTCGGCGTACGGCCACCCCCAGACCGCCGCGCACACCCCGCCCGGGCCCTCCGGATACGGCACGCCGCCGCCGTCCGCGTACGCGACCCCCCACGCCCACGCGGCCGGGGGTTCCCCGTACCAGATGTCCCAGCCCGCCACCCAGCCCTGGCAGGGCGGCTATCAGACGCCGATGGGCTTCCCCGCCCCGGGCACCCGGCTGAGGCCGATCCGGGGTCTGGCCACCGCGTTGATGAGCATGTTCGGCATCTGGCTGGTGCTGACGCTCCTCGACATGGCGCTGAACATCTCGCTGCTGGACACCTACTTCGCCCTCGACTCCGGCGTGGTCTCCAATGACCTGCTCTACAGCAAGCGGAGCGACGTCGAGGCGATGGACAGCGGCACCGGCGTCGCCGCGCTCGTGCTCGTCGTGCTGTGGCTGGTCTGGTTCCGGACCGCCTACATCAACTCCACGGTGCTCAACCCGGGGCGGCAGCGGTTCGGCAGCGGCTACTCCGTGGGCGCCTGGTTCATCCCGATCGCCCAGCTGTGGCTGCCCAAGCAGATCGCCAACGACGTCTGGACCTCCAGCACTCCGCCGGGGCCCGGACGCGGCGGCCGCGCGGTGCTGCACTGGTGGTGGACGCTCTTCGTGATCATGTTCCTGATGTTCCCGGTGAACGGGATCAGCGAGATCGTCGGCGACAACGTCCGGGAACAGCGGCCCAGCATCATCATCAGCATCGTCGACGACTCGATCGGCATCCTGACGGCGCTGCTGGCCATCGCCGTGGTGCGGCGGATCACCAAGATGCAGGAGCAGCGGGCCGCGCGGCCCGCCGGTCAGCCGCAGCAGCCCGCCGGGGTGTTCGGCCCGCCCGCGGCGTAG